In Citrus sinensis cultivar Valencia sweet orange chromosome 2, DVS_A1.0, whole genome shotgun sequence, a single genomic region encodes these proteins:
- the LOC102621530 gene encoding uncharacterized protein LOC102621530 translates to MKVKVISRSTDEFTRERSQDLQRVYHNYDPNLRPQEKAVEYVRALTAAKLEKIFARPFIGALDGHRDGISCMAKNPNYLKGFFSGSMDGDIRLWDIANRRTVCQYSGHQGAVRGLTVSTDGRILVSCGTDCTVKLWNVPVATLTDSDDSTDNSSEPLAVYVWKNSFWAVDHQWEGDLFATAGAQVDIWNHNRSQPINSFQWGTDTVISVRFNPAESNVLATTASDRSITLYDLRMSSPARKVIMRTKSNSISWNPMEPMNFTAANEDCNCYSYDSRKLDEAKCVHMGHESAVMDIDYSPTGREFVTGSYDRTIRIFQYNGGRSREIYHTKRMQRVFCVKFSCDASYVISGSDDTNLRLWKAKASEQLGVLHPREQRKHAYHEAVKNRYKHLPEIKRIVRHRHLPKPIYKAASLRRTMMEAERRKAERRKAHSAPGSIVTEPVRKRRIIKEVE, encoded by the exons ATGAAGGTAAAAGTAATATCTCGTTCCACCGATGAATTCACTCGAGAACGAAGCCAGGACCTCCAG AGGGTTTATCATAATTACGATCCGAATCTTCGACCGCAAGAGAAGGCCGTGGAGTATGTCAGGGCTCTTACTGCAGCCAAATTGGAGAAG ATTTTTGCAAGGCCGTTTATTGGAGCACTGGATGGTCACAGAGATGGAATATCTTGTATGGCAAAGAACCCCAATTATTTGAAAGGATTTTTTTCTGGTTCTATGGATGGAG ATATTCGTCTTTGGGATATTGCTAACAG GAGAACAGTTTGTCAGTACTCTGGTCACCAAGGTGCTGTACGAGGTTTGACAGTTTCAACAGATGGACGCATTTTGGTATCATGTGGAACTGATTGCAC TGTCAAGCTCTGGAATGTCCCTGTTGCTACTCTTACTGATTCAGATGACTCAACTGATAATTCATCTGAG CCTCTGGCCGTTTATGTTTGGAAGAATTCATTCTG GGCTGTTGATCACCAATGGGAAGGTGATCTGTTTGCCACAGCTGGTGCTCAAGTTGATATATGGAATCACAATAG GTCTCAGCCTATCAACAGCTTTCAGTGGGGAACAGATACAGTAATATCTGTTAGATTTAATCCGGCAGAATCAAATGTCTTAGCAACAACAGCTAG TGATCGAAGCATCACACTATATGATTTGCGCATGTCATCCCCAGCAAGGAAGGTTATCATGAGG ACAAAATCCAATTCTATTTCTTGGAACCCAATGGAGCCTATGAACTTTACAGCT GCAAATGAGGATTGCAATTGTTATAGTTATGACTCTAGAAAGCTAGATGAAGCTAAGTGTGTACACATGGGTCATGAATCTGCAGT GATGGATATTGATTATTCACCTACTGGTCGGGAATTTGTTACTGGATCTTATGATCGAACA ATTAGAATTTTCCAGTACAATGGAGGTCGAAGCAGGGAAATCTATCATACAAAAAGAATGCAAAG GGTGTTTTGTGTCAAGTTTAGCTGTGATGCAAGTTATGTTATCTCAGGAAGTGATGATACCAACCTTAGGCTTTGGAAGGCAAAAGCATCAGAACAATTGGGAGTT CTTCACCCAAGGGAACAAAGAAAACATGCGTATCATGAAGCCGTCAAGAATCGTTACAAGCATCTACCTGAAATCAAGCGTATAGTAAG GCATAGGCACTTGCCAAAACCAATATACAAGGCGGCTTCTCTGCGACGCACTATGATGGAAGCTGAGAGAAGGAAAGCAGAAAGAAGGAAAGCTCACAGTGCCCCTGGAAGCATTGTAACTGAGCCTGTGCGTAAAAGAAGAATCATTAAAGAAGTTGAATGA
- the LOC102621252 gene encoding nuclear cap-binding protein subunit 2 produces the protein MASLFKDQRKLSAYRDRRFPGTQEEFEEALLASTTVYVGNMSFYTTEEQIYELFSRAGEIKKIIMGLDKNSKTPCGFCFALFYSREDTEDAVKYISGTILDDRPIRVDFDWGFQDGRQWGRGRSGGQVRDEYRTDYDPGRGGYGKLVQRELEAQRQLVDYGTGSLNSFQPVMQPRYGRHGGGHGHGGSHRHGRDYQRKRHREDDRHAHETSKRSADFESRRNSDHDSRPEKNPRFRESGDSDDDEDDDRKQRS, from the exons ATGGCTTCTCTATTCAAG GATCAAAGGAAGCTTTCAGCTTATCGTGACAGAAGGTTTCCGGGGACTCAAGAAGAATTCGAGGAAGCGTTGCTAGCTTCAACTACTGTTTACGTCGGGAACATGTCGTTTTACACGACGGAAGAGCAAATTTATGAGCTTTTTTCACGAGCTGgggaaattaagaaaatcatcatGGGTTTGGACAAGAACTCCAAAACGCCCTGTGGCTTCTGTTTTGCCTT ATTCTACTCTAGAGAAGATACCGAAGATGCTGTCAAATATATAAGTGGGACGATTCTTGATGATCGTCCTATTAGAGTTGATTTTGATTGGGGTTTTCAGGATGGAAGGCAATGGGGTCGTGGTCGAAGTGGTGGGCAG GTGCGGGATGAATACCGAACAGATTATGATCCTG GCAGAGGTGGTTATGGAAAATTAGTTCAGAGAGAGTTAGAAGCACAAAGACAGCTTGTAGATTATGGTACTGGTTCATTGAACTCTTTCCAGCCGGTTATGCAACCTCGTT ATGGTAGACATGGTGGAGGCCACGGACATGGGGGCTCTCATCGGCATGGCAGAG ATTATCAACGGAAGCGACATCGGGAAGATGATCGTCATGCACATGAGACGTCAAAGAGAAGTGCAGATTTTGAATCTAGGAGAAATTCTGATCATGACTCAAGACCG GAGAAGAATCCACGTTTCCGTGAAAGTGGTGActctgatgatgatgaggatgatgatAGAAAGCAAAGATCTTAG